One Plectropomus leopardus isolate mb unplaced genomic scaffold, YSFRI_Pleo_2.0 unplaced_scaffold11962, whole genome shotgun sequence DNA window includes the following coding sequences:
- the LOC121963639 gene encoding tyrosine-protein kinase RYK-like has product MAIQIACGMSYLARREVIHKDLAARNCVIDDNMQVKITDNALARDLFPMDYHCLGDNENRPVRWMALESLLNNDFSSASDVVRTAVKYSLLPVT; this is encoded by the exons ATGGCCATCCAGATTGCATGTGGGATGAGCTACCTGGCTCGCAGGGAGGTCATACACAAAGACCTCGCTGCCAGGAACTGCGT CATTGACGATAACATGCAGGTGAAGATAACAGACAATGCCCTTGCCCGAGACCTGTTTCCGATGGATTACCACTGTCTGGGGGATAATGAGAACAGGCCGGTCCGCTGGATGGCCCTGGAAAGTTTGCTCAACAACGACTTCTCGAGTGCAAGTGACGTGGTAAGAACTGCAGTTAAATACAGTTTACTTCCT